A single genomic interval of Alistipes provencensis harbors:
- a CDS encoding SusC/RagA family TonB-linked outer membrane protein, whose translation MAAYTEKVKKTVAERLMRLLFVTVVVLAPCLVRAQNITIDVTDRPLSEVFQAIKKASGYQVFYVNQNVDDSRKVSLKVSGVDLRTALDRLCASAGLSYNIVDRTIVISPPRQKTAAASAGRPAGFVITGTVFDENKNPVAYASVVQKGVGHNGVSTDEKGCFRLTLPSGRTSVIVSCMGMKKQTIEVNNQSSFDIYLEPEVNDIAATVVTGYMPKAKNSFTGTAVLVKGDELRTVNNNSFFDALKVFDPSFQVVDVRGMFGSDPNYIPEQIEIRGQNSFPEISGSTLKTMTSLPIFILDGFEVKVQQVYDLDMNRIQSVTILKDASASAIYGSRAANGVIVIETKSPEPGALRVSYTLTGGVNIPDLSSYKLMNASQALEFQRLSGLFNPAREGEDGGYYLNSYNLIRKEILAGVDTYWLSKPLRVGLQHRHSVIIEGSVNRLRANQGNVRYQVNLSLGQNNGVMKESGRTTYGAGTKLIYSHSSLRITNDLQFSISRSDESPYGSFASYSKTLPYHREKDADGAYYRTLSLYNVAPEEMELAVSSSQLSPVYEAKYLSSFTHGDVTNVTNNTAIDWTIVSGLKVRGDFSVSSDFNRTDIYLSPMSYSYIRDNDNDVNDPSVLYARGKYTLNNDTNMTLAGKLMLSYTKQFDRHLVQTVVGGDLREVNRESDGYVVTGFMDDALDYVSYAVQYEPDSRPSGNESIVRSAGAYLNANYSYDDRYLVDLTGRIDGSSIYGSKQQTAPYWSAGVRWNIHNERFMKDRGVFSLLALRANIGTTGNQNFTQNQSKSMYTYLKPVYGNLFGTSVSVLGNPDLECQKTFNRNVGLELTVLKGLLNLDMNYYYNTTEGSLTSVTIAPSIGFSELKVNQGDIVNKGIDFSLSVTPVRTKEMLFSVTFNGRHNSNILSKISNTLKNYNKMVGERAESSSDANVFLFKEGESLNTIYGVRSFGINPGTGREEFLTKDGERTDVWRYEDMVPIGVGEAALEGYTGFNFRYKELEVGASFNYSFGADRYNFTLHEKIEGADPSVNNDVRALTERWKEPGQIARYKAIDDTTPTRSTSRFVQRENRLSLSSLRVAYTFPVERWGWKGISMLRLQLTANELFYLSTIRQERGLAYPYARTISFSAQVNF comes from the coding sequence ATGGCTGCATATACGGAAAAAGTGAAGAAGACTGTTGCGGAGCGTCTCATGCGCTTGTTGTTTGTAACGGTCGTAGTGTTGGCTCCTTGTCTGGTGCGGGCGCAGAATATCACGATCGACGTGACCGACCGGCCTTTGAGCGAGGTCTTTCAGGCGATCAAGAAGGCGTCGGGCTATCAGGTCTTCTATGTGAATCAGAATGTGGACGACAGCCGCAAGGTCAGTTTAAAGGTGTCGGGCGTCGACCTGCGCACGGCGCTGGACAGGCTCTGCGCTTCAGCCGGATTGAGTTACAATATCGTCGACCGGACGATCGTGATTTCCCCCCCCCGTCAGAAAACCGCCGCGGCGTCCGCCGGCCGGCCGGCCGGATTCGTAATCACGGGAACGGTGTTCGACGAGAACAAGAATCCGGTCGCTTATGCTTCGGTCGTGCAGAAGGGTGTCGGGCACAACGGCGTTTCGACCGATGAGAAGGGGTGCTTCCGCCTGACGCTGCCGTCGGGCCGCACGTCGGTCATCGTGTCGTGCATGGGCATGAAAAAACAGACGATCGAGGTGAACAACCAGAGTTCGTTCGACATTTACCTCGAACCCGAGGTGAACGACATCGCGGCTACGGTCGTTACGGGATATATGCCCAAGGCGAAGAACAGTTTTACGGGAACGGCCGTGCTGGTCAAGGGCGATGAACTGCGGACGGTGAACAACAACAGTTTCTTCGACGCCCTGAAAGTTTTCGACCCGTCGTTTCAGGTCGTGGACGTGCGCGGGATGTTCGGTTCCGACCCCAACTATATCCCCGAGCAGATCGAAATCCGCGGACAGAACAGCTTCCCCGAGATCTCGGGCAGTACGCTGAAAACGATGACCAGCCTGCCGATCTTCATTCTCGACGGTTTCGAGGTCAAGGTTCAGCAGGTCTACGATCTGGACATGAACCGCATTCAGAGCGTGACGATTCTCAAAGACGCCTCGGCGTCGGCCATTTACGGTTCGCGGGCTGCCAACGGCGTGATCGTGATCGAGACCAAAAGCCCCGAACCCGGAGCGCTTCGCGTGAGCTATACGCTTACGGGCGGCGTGAACATTCCCGACCTGTCGTCGTACAAGCTGATGAACGCATCGCAGGCGTTGGAGTTTCAACGTCTGTCCGGGCTCTTCAACCCTGCGCGCGAAGGGGAGGACGGCGGCTATTACCTCAACTCCTACAACCTGATCCGCAAGGAGATCCTTGCAGGCGTCGATACCTACTGGCTTTCGAAACCGCTGCGCGTGGGCCTTCAACACCGTCATTCGGTCATCATCGAGGGCAGCGTCAACCGGCTGCGGGCCAATCAGGGAAACGTGCGTTATCAGGTCAACCTGTCGCTCGGACAGAACAACGGCGTGATGAAGGAATCGGGCCGAACGACCTACGGGGCCGGTACGAAACTGATCTATTCGCATTCGAGCCTGCGAATCACCAACGATTTGCAGTTTTCCATCTCCCGGAGCGACGAGTCGCCTTACGGATCGTTCGCCAGTTACTCGAAAACACTTCCCTATCACCGGGAAAAGGATGCCGACGGCGCCTATTATCGTACGCTGTCGCTCTACAATGTGGCTCCGGAGGAAATGGAACTCGCGGTTTCGTCGTCGCAGCTCTCTCCCGTCTACGAAGCGAAATACCTGAGCAGTTTCACGCACGGCGACGTGACCAATGTCACGAACAACACGGCGATCGACTGGACGATCGTTTCCGGGCTGAAAGTGCGCGGCGACTTTTCGGTGAGCAGCGATTTCAACCGCACGGACATCTACCTGTCGCCCATGAGCTATTCCTATATCCGCGACAACGACAACGATGTGAACGATCCCAGCGTGCTCTATGCGCGGGGCAAATATACGCTGAATAACGATACGAACATGACGCTTGCCGGCAAACTGATGCTCTCCTATACCAAGCAGTTCGACCGGCATCTGGTCCAGACGGTGGTGGGCGGCGACCTGCGCGAGGTCAACCGCGAGAGCGACGGCTATGTCGTTACGGGATTCATGGACGATGCGCTCGACTATGTCTCTTATGCCGTGCAGTACGAACCCGACTCCCGTCCTTCGGGCAACGAGTCCATCGTTCGTTCGGCGGGTGCCTATCTCAACGCCAACTATTCGTACGACGACCGCTATCTGGTCGATCTGACGGGACGCATCGACGGTTCTTCGATCTACGGCAGCAAGCAGCAGACCGCGCCCTATTGGTCGGCGGGTGTGCGCTGGAACATTCACAACGAGCGGTTCATGAAGGACCGGGGCGTCTTCTCGCTGCTGGCCCTGCGCGCCAATATCGGAACCACCGGCAACCAGAATTTTACGCAGAACCAGTCCAAGAGCATGTACACCTATCTCAAACCGGTTTACGGCAATCTGTTCGGTACGAGCGTTTCGGTGCTGGGCAATCCCGACCTCGAATGTCAGAAGACGTTCAACCGCAACGTGGGACTGGAACTGACCGTGCTCAAGGGACTGTTGAATCTGGACATGAATTATTACTACAACACGACCGAGGGAAGCCTCACGTCGGTAACCATCGCACCGTCGATCGGATTCTCCGAATTGAAGGTCAATCAGGGCGACATCGTGAATAAGGGTATCGACTTTTCGCTCTCGGTGACACCCGTCCGCACGAAAGAGATGCTCTTCTCGGTGACGTTCAACGGGCGTCATAATTCGAACATCCTCAGCAAAATTTCCAATACGCTGAAAAACTACAACAAGATGGTGGGCGAACGCGCCGAAAGCAGCAGCGACGCCAATGTCTTTCTTTTCAAGGAAGGGGAGTCGCTCAATACGATATACGGCGTTCGCAGTTTCGGAATCAACCCGGGTACGGGCCGCGAGGAGTTTCTGACGAAGGACGGCGAGCGGACCGATGTCTGGAGATACGAGGATATGGTCCCGATCGGTGTCGGCGAGGCCGCGCTCGAAGGATACACCGGCTTCAACTTCCGCTACAAGGAATTGGAGGTGGGCGCCAGCTTCAACTATTCGTTCGGGGCTGACCGCTACAACTTCACCCTGCATGAAAAGATCGAAGGGGCCGATCCTTCGGTGAACAACGACGTGCGGGCGCTGACCGAACGTTGGAAGGAGCCCGGGCAGATCGCCCGCTACAAGGCCATCGACGATACGACCCCGACGCGCTCCACGTCGCGTTTCGTCCAGCGCGAGAACCGTCTGTCGCTCTCGTCGCTCCGCGTCGCCTATACTTTCCCGGTCGAACGCTGGGGATGGAAGGGAATCTCCATGCTGCGGCTCCAACTCACGGCCAATGAACTTTTTTACCTGTCGACGATCCGTCAGGAGCGCGGTTTGGCATATCCCTATGCACGGACGATCAGTTTTTCGGCTCAGGTCAACTTTTAA
- a CDS encoding RagB/SusD family nutrient uptake outer membrane protein, translating to MKKIYLLLFLCVASVSCSEWFDTTPDGTSVSEDRFFRNENAFLNALTDVYTQLRAESLYGRMLSVGELEFMGQNFQPAGTDFRAAADLDYADAAFRTAIEQTFVDMYKAIAACNNVIAHIETTKIVFNSKSRKRIITGELYGLRAALHFELLRLFHPAYAVDPDFVGLPYMVRFGMTASEPLSTEAFVGRVIADLERAASELETADPVLNGFTLGTVLPGEIDSRLRTFCLNYYAVTTLLARVYLYKGDYEQAAAYASRAFEHQTKVEKRYRVFYYFGPGEYGDDYSFSREHLFGIATLPGGFPRSAASLYGRDGASVTKHYAALFDNPKDTRYRDWFDNSDPSRVFMAYKFGENSVLNGYTSVAGNESVLPCRIPFVKLGEAALIEAEALVRQSADNIADAAARVAELQKARDIPTVAEQLETSGLTVAELLDAIELEYRREFFGEGQLFYYYKRLNSPRIPKSDGTELTVTADRYTWPIPEGSVNVIQAF from the coding sequence ATGAAAAAAATATACCTGCTGTTGTTCTTATGCGTCGCGTCGGTGTCGTGCAGCGAATGGTTCGATACGACTCCCGACGGAACCTCGGTCTCCGAAGATCGTTTCTTCCGCAATGAAAACGCTTTTCTCAACGCCCTGACCGATGTCTATACCCAGTTGCGCGCGGAAAGCCTCTACGGGCGCATGCTTTCGGTCGGCGAACTGGAATTCATGGGACAGAACTTTCAGCCCGCCGGCACGGATTTCCGGGCCGCGGCCGATCTCGACTACGCCGATGCCGCGTTCCGCACGGCCATCGAACAGACGTTCGTGGATATGTACAAGGCCATTGCTGCTTGCAACAACGTGATTGCGCATATCGAAACTACGAAGATCGTGTTCAATTCGAAATCCCGGAAGCGGATTATCACGGGAGAGCTTTACGGATTGCGTGCGGCCCTGCACTTCGAACTGCTGCGGCTGTTCCATCCGGCGTATGCCGTCGATCCGGATTTCGTCGGACTGCCCTATATGGTCCGTTTCGGAATGACGGCTTCCGAGCCGCTCTCGACCGAGGCGTTCGTCGGCAGGGTGATCGCCGATCTCGAACGGGCCGCATCGGAACTCGAAACGGCGGATCCCGTGTTGAATGGCTTTACGCTGGGGACCGTGCTCCCCGGGGAGATCGACTCGCGGCTGCGCACCTTCTGTCTGAATTACTATGCCGTGACAACGCTGCTGGCCCGCGTCTACCTGTATAAGGGCGATTATGAACAGGCCGCAGCCTATGCGTCCCGGGCTTTCGAACACCAGACGAAAGTCGAGAAGCGCTACCGGGTGTTCTATTATTTCGGTCCGGGCGAATACGGCGACGATTACAGTTTCTCGCGCGAGCATCTTTTCGGCATCGCGACGCTTCCCGGGGGGTTCCCGCGGTCGGCGGCTTCGCTTTACGGCCGGGACGGAGCATCCGTGACGAAGCATTATGCCGCTCTGTTCGACAATCCGAAGGATACGCGTTACCGCGACTGGTTCGACAACAGCGATCCGTCACGCGTGTTCATGGCGTACAAATTCGGCGAGAACTCCGTTCTCAACGGCTACACGTCGGTGGCGGGAAATGAGAGCGTGCTGCCCTGCCGCATTCCTTTCGTCAAGTTGGGCGAGGCAGCCCTGATCGAGGCCGAAGCGCTCGTCCGCCAGTCGGCCGACAACATAGCGGACGCGGCGGCGAGAGTTGCCGAGTTGCAGAAGGCGCGCGACATTCCGACGGTGGCGGAGCAGCTCGAAACCTCCGGACTGACCGTCGCAGAGCTGCTCGACGCCATCGAACTGGAATACCGCCGCGAGTTTTTCGGCGAGGGACAGTTGTTCTACTACTACAAGCGGCTGAACAGCCCCCGAATTCCCAAATCCGACGGCACGGAACTGACCGTGACGGCCGACAGGTACACATGGCCGATTCCGGAGGGTTCCGTAAACGTAATTCAGGCATTCTAA
- a CDS encoding SusC/RagA family TonB-linked outer membrane protein translates to MKQIYALNVCRSARFWLHLMLVVWCGTAAAKSPVRDSAVLRLPVQTDRVAAGDLVITASQIRAVDPVDLWKAISFYDPSISNSWEQEHGSDPVYGAGDMTVRGSKRWARDEAVKPSRPVYIIDGALVDARKFFDMDINDVRQIIIRKDPVSLAQYGIRGADGVVEMKTQKPVKGPLKVRYMFDGIVEWADLGSYDMMSASEQLALVEREGLTTGSAASMQQHKASGKNVDWLNRLTRTVFRHRHKITVDGGDDNVKYALTGRIAPSGKGVVEGVEKDILGLGAYIEYRYKSFRISNDLTYDKTEKNSKLFGTLGDYARTPRWLDPDNGHGGYLKTMGHEEDAVRFENPLYELTLGSHNKCRTYSIFDNVRLSLDMGAGFSVNGRFSFVRDFIRTDTYVSPGSIRYASLTTDSYTGRYGIARSSIQTYDGAVDLTYRGSCGRSSYGASLQAGIFSGTYNMESYAGVGIPSDKMGYISFTKAYDPNAAPYAWRYYDRTVSGTLSAHYSYDERYTVAGTAHLDRSSLLAPGERTALFYGVSAAWNIGREHFMRRADWIDRLTLSASIGTSGAVDALNSDYVVAYSSNIDNEYVYNYYLVGASVDQMPNPDLKWRTLVSRSVALQAEFAHALRLRVEYYNNDSKDLMIVDRLPLASGYRHNVSNGGRVRNSGLEYYLNATLYSRPGLSVSAFTSGSHNRNRIEELPGFFAAWYNGTLSEGEAPLSEGESVNAIYAAESSFDGTTERAAGESVAAGCADPDLKGNFGVNVAWGRWHFGAAFDYRIGGQAFNRTLYDVQFGSPLYNLDRRAMNPKYRRAFDGEPVRLQRFVERFDALNFSAVQIGYVFGAKAAGKLYMRNLALYLTGSNLFYCSDVDMQRGTVYPYTRTVTLSLRATF, encoded by the coding sequence ATGAAGCAAATCTACGCTCTGAATGTCTGCCGTTCGGCTCGTTTCTGGCTGCATCTGATGCTGGTCGTGTGGTGCGGAACCGCTGCTGCGAAGTCTCCCGTGCGGGATTCCGCCGTGCTGCGGCTGCCCGTGCAGACGGATCGTGTCGCTGCCGGCGATCTCGTGATTACGGCCTCCCAGATCCGGGCGGTCGATCCCGTCGACCTGTGGAAGGCCATTTCATTTTACGATCCTTCGATCAGTAATTCGTGGGAGCAGGAGCATGGCTCCGACCCGGTTTACGGGGCAGGGGACATGACCGTTCGCGGTTCGAAACGGTGGGCCCGGGATGAGGCGGTCAAACCGTCGCGTCCCGTGTACATTATCGACGGGGCTCTGGTCGACGCCCGGAAGTTTTTCGATATGGACATCAACGACGTCCGGCAGATCATTATCCGCAAAGACCCCGTTTCGCTGGCCCAATACGGTATCCGGGGCGCTGACGGCGTCGTGGAGATGAAGACGCAGAAGCCGGTCAAGGGGCCGCTCAAAGTGCGTTACATGTTCGACGGTATCGTGGAATGGGCCGATCTGGGGTCTTACGACATGATGAGCGCTTCGGAGCAGCTCGCGCTGGTCGAACGCGAGGGGCTTACGACGGGCAGCGCCGCCTCGATGCAGCAGCACAAGGCGTCGGGAAAGAACGTCGACTGGCTGAATCGGCTCACGCGCACCGTTTTCCGGCACCGGCACAAGATAACCGTCGACGGCGGGGACGACAATGTGAAATATGCCCTGACGGGGCGCATCGCTCCCTCCGGAAAGGGCGTCGTCGAGGGTGTGGAAAAGGATATTCTCGGTCTGGGGGCCTATATCGAGTATCGTTACAAGTCGTTCCGGATTTCGAATGATCTGACTTACGACAAAACGGAGAAAAATTCGAAACTCTTCGGTACGCTGGGCGACTATGCCCGCACACCCCGCTGGCTCGACCCCGATAACGGGCATGGGGGATACCTCAAAACGATGGGGCACGAAGAGGATGCTGTGCGGTTCGAAAATCCGCTCTACGAACTGACGCTCGGCTCGCACAACAAATGCCGGACCTATTCGATCTTCGACAACGTACGCCTTTCGCTGGACATGGGAGCCGGATTTTCGGTCAACGGACGCTTCTCGTTCGTGCGCGACTTCATCCGCACGGACACCTATGTATCGCCCGGTTCGATACGCTATGCGTCGCTGACGACCGACTCCTATACGGGACGTTACGGAATTGCACGGTCGTCGATCCAGACCTACGACGGGGCGGTGGATCTTACCTATCGCGGTTCGTGCGGCCGGTCGTCCTACGGCGCTTCGCTGCAAGCCGGGATTTTCAGCGGCACTTACAATATGGAAAGCTATGCCGGCGTGGGAATCCCTTCGGACAAGATGGGCTACATCTCTTTCACCAAGGCCTACGATCCGAATGCGGCGCCTTATGCTTGGCGCTATTACGACCGGACGGTGAGCGGAACGCTTTCGGCGCACTACTCCTACGACGAGCGTTATACGGTTGCCGGAACGGCGCATCTCGACCGTTCGTCGCTGCTTGCGCCCGGTGAAAGGACGGCCCTGTTTTACGGCGTGTCGGCGGCTTGGAACATCGGTCGGGAGCATTTCATGCGCCGGGCTGACTGGATCGACCGCCTGACGCTGAGCGCGTCGATCGGCACTTCGGGAGCGGTCGATGCCCTGAATTCCGATTATGTGGTCGCTTACAGCAGCAATATCGACAACGAGTATGTCTACAACTACTATCTGGTCGGGGCTTCGGTCGATCAGATGCCCAATCCCGATCTGAAATGGCGTACGCTCGTGAGCCGCAGCGTGGCGTTGCAGGCCGAGTTCGCGCATGCGCTCCGGCTGCGCGTCGAGTATTACAACAATGATTCGAAAGACCTCATGATTGTCGATCGGCTGCCGCTGGCGAGCGGTTACCGGCATAACGTATCCAACGGAGGACGGGTCCGGAATTCGGGGCTGGAATATTACCTGAACGCGACTCTTTACAGCCGTCCGGGACTTTCCGTCTCGGCTTTCACGTCCGGCAGCCACAACCGGAACCGGATCGAGGAACTGCCGGGCTTCTTCGCAGCGTGGTATAACGGAACGCTGTCGGAGGGCGAGGCTCCGCTGTCGGAGGGCGAGTCCGTGAATGCTATCTATGCGGCGGAAAGTTCGTTCGACGGAACGACCGAACGGGCTGCGGGCGAATCCGTTGCGGCGGGATGTGCGGACCCCGACCTGAAAGGCAATTTCGGCGTCAACGTGGCATGGGGCCGGTGGCATTTCGGAGCCGCGTTCGATTACCGGATCGGCGGACAGGCATTCAACCGGACGTTGTATGATGTGCAGTTCGGCAGTCCGCTCTACAACCTCGACCGGCGGGCGATGAACCCGAAATACCGCCGCGCGTTCGACGGCGAACCGGTCCGGCTGCAACGATTCGTGGAACGGTTCGACGCCTTGAATTTCTCGGCCGTGCAGATCGGGTATGTTTTCGGGGCCAAGGCCGCCGGCAAGCTTTACATGCGCAATCTGGCCCTTTACCTCACGGGGAGCAACCTCTTCTATTGTTCGGACGTCGACATGCAGCGCGGAACGGTCTATCCGTATACGCGGACCGTCACGCTGTCGCTTCGGGCGACTTTCTAA
- a CDS encoding FecR family protein → MTKKTIDWTLFRKVLDHTADEKEQAEFEKWLRSDSRHREYYERARRFYAGEPAEPLPLDETFAALKTRLEMNDRPKPMYRRRSYYGIAAAVAVIVVLSCFDWHRDNAGAAMDRVCCELARDYTPATDKARLIVDGDRCYDLHGDESLSIDVRGGHIERSGDDRLVYTADAEAEVVQNRLSVPRGGYYSVLLEDGTTVHLNAESELVYPSAFSKDVRTVSLVGEAYFDVAHDAGRPFVVEVNGYSIEVLGTQFNVTAYADERICRSTLVEGSVRIIPDSGRNGEEIVLTPGEQVVHETGTDTFSVARVNTKVYTAWMDREFVFENTPLSEALRIVSRWYDFRYDITDSDLEKYTFTGQISKDGGLDYLFRVLYEAHMPIVLRYEDGMLYVDRR, encoded by the coding sequence ATGACGAAAAAAACGATTGATTGGACCCTCTTCCGTAAAGTGCTGGATCATACGGCGGATGAGAAAGAGCAGGCCGAATTCGAAAAATGGCTTCGGTCCGATTCCCGGCATCGGGAATATTACGAACGCGCCCGCAGGTTCTATGCCGGGGAACCGGCGGAACCGCTGCCGCTCGACGAAACTTTCGCCGCGCTGAAAACACGGCTGGAAATGAACGACCGGCCGAAACCGATGTATCGTCGCCGGTCCTATTACGGAATTGCGGCCGCCGTCGCAGTCATTGTCGTGCTGTCGTGTTTCGATTGGCATCGGGACAACGCCGGGGCGGCGATGGACCGCGTTTGTTGCGAACTCGCACGCGACTATACCCCTGCGACGGATAAGGCCCGGCTGATCGTAGACGGGGACAGGTGTTACGATCTGCACGGCGACGAATCGCTGTCGATCGACGTTCGGGGCGGCCATATCGAGCGCAGCGGCGACGACCGGCTGGTGTATACGGCCGATGCGGAGGCCGAGGTCGTGCAGAACAGGCTTTCGGTTCCCCGCGGCGGTTATTATTCCGTCCTTCTGGAAGACGGCACGACCGTTCATCTCAATGCGGAATCGGAACTGGTCTATCCTTCGGCATTCTCGAAGGACGTGCGCACCGTGTCGTTGGTCGGCGAGGCCTATTTCGATGTGGCGCATGATGCAGGGCGGCCTTTCGTCGTAGAGGTGAACGGATACAGTATCGAGGTGCTGGGTACGCAGTTCAACGTCACGGCCTATGCCGACGAACGGATCTGCCGTTCGACGCTTGTCGAAGGCAGCGTGCGGATCATACCCGACAGCGGCCGGAACGGGGAGGAGATCGTTCTCACCCCGGGCGAACAGGTCGTTCACGAGACGGGAACCGATACTTTCTCGGTGGCACGCGTCAACACCAAAGTCTACACGGCATGGATGGACCGGGAATTTGTGTTCGAAAACACCCCCTTGTCGGAGGCTTTGCGGATCGTCTCCCGCTGGTACGACTTCCGCTACGACATCACCGATTCCGATTTGGAGAAATATACGTTTACCGGTCAGATCAGCAAGGACGGAGGTCTGGATTATCTGTTCCGGGTGCTGTATGAAGCGCATATGCCGATCGTACTCCGCTATGAAGACGGAATGTTGTACGTCGACAGACGCTGA
- a CDS encoding RNA polymerase sigma-70 factor — MKILVSSIKQRDVDHFEMVYNYYMPVLYRFAMQYAYDSETAKDLVHDAFAWVWNNPDKIRDEGNVAALLYRLVRSNCLNYLRSLDIRDCNDRKYAEAAAFAEFLFDDEPDDDRYAIELRLRHALNALPERGREALEMHFVGNMRIKAIAEVMHVSEATVKTHIKRALKALREGMKCLFSVFL; from the coding sequence ATGAAGATCCTCGTATCCAGCATAAAGCAGCGCGATGTAGATCATTTTGAGATGGTTTACAACTACTATATGCCTGTGCTTTATCGTTTTGCCATGCAGTATGCGTATGATTCGGAAACGGCCAAGGATCTTGTGCACGACGCTTTTGCGTGGGTGTGGAACAATCCGGATAAAATCCGCGATGAGGGTAACGTGGCAGCGCTTCTTTACCGGCTGGTACGCAGCAACTGTCTGAACTATCTCCGGTCGCTTGACATCCGGGACTGCAATGACCGGAAATATGCCGAAGCCGCGGCTTTTGCCGAATTCCTGTTCGACGACGAGCCGGATGATGACCGTTATGCCATTGAATTGCGTTTGCGGCATGCTTTGAATGCGCTTCCCGAACGCGGCCGCGAAGCTCTGGAAATGCATTTCGTCGGAAATATGCGGATCAAGGCCATTGCCGAAGTCATGCATGTATCCGAAGCTACGGTCAAAACACACATCAAACGTGCGCTTAAAGCCCTCAGGGAGGGCATGAAATGTCTTTTTTCGGTTTTTTTGTAA
- a CDS encoding transporter has translation MHFTEHSLRNVKTIAMPAAMVVGALLCRPISALEAWMHQMITPTLIFLMLFVTFCRVKPRQMKPSMLHVWLLLFQTVVCVGVYLALLPLNDIVAQGAMICVLAPVAMAAVVIGGMLGANVATMATYSLLCNMAVALLAPVILTFTGNGVCTFTQILARIAPLLVMPFAAAQFCRFVFPKAAQWVGDHSQISFYMWLASLLVIIGRTTAFIIDLHDASLTTELWLAFAALVICLVQFKVGRMLGRRYGDPAAGGQSLGQKNTVLAVWMAQSFLNPISSIAPTAYIVWQNIVNSFQLWKKDRNSTRK, from the coding sequence ATGCACTTCACAGAGCATTCGTTGCGCAACGTGAAGACCATTGCCATGCCTGCGGCCATGGTGGTCGGGGCGTTGCTGTGCCGTCCGATCTCGGCGCTCGAAGCGTGGATGCACCAGATGATCACTCCGACGCTGATCTTCCTGATGCTCTTCGTCACCTTTTGCCGCGTGAAACCCCGGCAGATGAAGCCCTCGATGCTGCACGTCTGGTTGTTGCTGTTCCAGACGGTGGTCTGCGTCGGGGTCTACCTCGCGCTGCTGCCCCTGAACGACATCGTGGCGCAGGGGGCGATGATCTGCGTGCTGGCTCCCGTGGCGATGGCCGCGGTGGTGATCGGCGGCATGCTGGGGGCCAACGTCGCCACGATGGCAACGTACAGCCTGCTGTGCAACATGGCCGTAGCCCTGCTGGCGCCCGTGATCCTTACCTTCACGGGGAACGGAGTGTGCACCTTCACGCAGATTCTGGCCCGCATCGCACCGCTGTTGGTGATGCCTTTCGCCGCCGCGCAGTTCTGCCGCTTCGTCTTTCCGAAGGCCGCGCAGTGGGTCGGCGACCACAGCCAGATTTCGTTTTATATGTGGCTGGCGTCGCTGCTCGTCATCATCGGCCGCACGACGGCTTTCATCATCGACCTCCACGACGCATCGCTCACCACCGAACTGTGGCTGGCGTTCGCCGCGCTGGTGATCTGCCTCGTGCAGTTCAAGGTGGGGCGCATGCTGGGCCGCCGTTACGGCGATCCCGCCGCGGGCGGACAGTCGCTCGGCCAGAAAAACACGGTGCTGGCGGTGTGGATGGCGCAGTCGTTCCTGAACCCCATCTCCTCGATCGCCCCCACGGCGTATATCGTCTGGCAAAATATAGTGAACAGTTTCCAGTTGTGGAAAAAAGACAGAAATTCGACAAGAAAATGA
- a CDS encoding GatB/YqeY domain-containing protein yields the protein MSLEQQISKGIMEAMKAKDTVRLSALRNAKKYIIEAKTAGPEITELPDADVLKIISKLAKQGTDSAAIFTGQNRADLASEELAQVAVYQEFLPKQLTPEELTAEVKAVIAEVGATSMKEMGKVMGVASKKLAGRADGKDISAKVKELLS from the coding sequence ATGTCACTGGAACAGCAGATTTCGAAAGGGATCATGGAGGCCATGAAGGCCAAGGATACGGTGCGCCTGAGCGCGCTGCGCAATGCCAAAAAATATATCATCGAAGCCAAGACCGCGGGTCCGGAGATCACCGAACTGCCCGATGCCGATGTGCTGAAGATCATCTCGAAACTCGCCAAGCAGGGCACCGACTCGGCGGCGATCTTCACCGGGCAGAACCGTGCTGATCTGGCTTCCGAGGAGCTGGCTCAGGTGGCCGTCTATCAGGAGTTCCTGCCCAAGCAGCTTACTCCGGAGGAGCTGACCGCCGAGGTGAAGGCCGTGATCGCCGAGGTCGGCGCCACGTCGATGAAGGAGATGGGCAAGGTGATGGGCGTGGCGTCCAAGAAACTCGCGGGCCGCGCTGACGGCAAGGATATTTCGGCCAAGGTCAAGGAGTTGCTGTCGTAA